The genomic DNA CTGAAGGCTTGCGCCGCAAGATCTTCACCGTGCTCTCCCTAGGCTGGACCGGCAAGCATGAACAGTGGCGCCACTACACCAGAGGCTATCTTTTCTTCGCTGCCCTGGCCACCCCCCTGGTGGTCTCGGTACACAGCGTGGTGTCCTGGGATTTTGCCCTCAGTGTGGTGCCGGGCTGGCACAGCACCATTTTTGCTCCATACTTTGTGGCTGGCGCCATTCACTCGGGCCTGGCCATGGTGCTGACGCTCATGATTCCCCTGCGCAAGGTCTTCAATTTTGAGCGCATCGTCACTGTTGATGTCCTGGAAAATGTGGCCAAGACCATCATCTTTACCGGCCTCATTGTGGGCTATGCCTATGGGGTGGAATACTTTCTCGCCTGGTACAGCAGCAATATTGTGGAGCAGGAGGCCTTTCGCTGGAGAGCCATGGGCGCTTACAGCCTGGAGTTCTGGATTATGGTGGTGTGCAACTCCCTGGTGCCGCTGCTCTTTTTTATCAAGAGAATCCGACGAAGCATCGCCTGGCTCTTTGGCATATCCTTGCTGGTAAATGTGGGCATGTGGTACGAGCGCTTCGTCATTATAATCGGTGGGGTGGCCCACGGTTTTATACCACATGCCTGGGGACTCTATCGTCCTTCTCTGATCGAGTACGGTATAATGCTGGGGAGCTTCTCTCTTTTCTTCCTGCTCTTTGTCTTGTTTGTCAAACACTTTCCATCAATATCCATGACCGAAATG from Deltaproteobacteria bacterium includes the following:
- the nrfD gene encoding polysulfide reductase NrfD, translating into MSQEFELSYGEIDYTVLGSLRRPSSGYWLLVGALVLGVVAGAICWAYQIAVGIGAGGQNIPVAWGTYLINFVFWVGIAHSGTLISAILHLFRAGWRNPIARAAETMTVFAVSIAGLFPFIHLGRVWLVYYMLPYPNQRNLWPNFQSPLVFDMVAISTYLTVSSLFWYTGLLPDLAVVRDRAEGLRRKIFTVLSLGWTGKHEQWRHYTRGYLFFAALATPLVVSVHSVVSWDFALSVVPGWHSTIFAPYFVAGAIHSGLAMVLTLMIPLRKVFNFERIVTVDVLENVAKTIIFTGLIVGYAYGVEYFLAWYSSNIVEQEAFRWRAMGAYSLEFWIMVVCNSLVPLLFFIKRIRRSIAWLFGISLLVNVGMWYERFVIIIGGVAHGFIPHAWGLYRPSLIEYGIMLGSFSLFFLLFVLFVKHFPSISMTEMKETIQEEAAHAG